A genomic region of Coriobacteriaceae bacterium contains the following coding sequences:
- the rplL gene encoding 50S ribosomal protein L7/L12, with translation MTKEEILEGIKGLTALELSELVHDLEEAFGVSAAAPVAVAAVGGAAAGGDAGAAEEKSDFDVVLESFGDNKIAVIKVVREVTDQGLKEAKALVESAPATIKEGVKKDEAEEMKEKFEAAGAVVTLK, from the coding sequence ATGACTAAGGAAGAAATTCTCGAAGGTATCAAGGGCCTGACCGCTCTCGAGCTCTCTGAGCTCGTCCATGACCTGGAGGAGGCCTTTGGCGTCTCCGCCGCCGCTCCCGTTGCCGTTGCCGCTGTTGGTGGCGCTGCTGCCGGTGGCGACGCTGGTGCTGCCGAGGAGAAGAGCGACTTCGACGTCGTGCTCGAGTCCTTCGGCGACAACAAGATCGCTGTCATCAAGGTTGTCCGCGAGGTCACCGATCAGGGCCTCAAGGAGGCCAAGGCTCTCGTCGAGAGCGCTCCTGCCACCATCAAGGAGGGCGTGAAGAAGGACGAGGCCGAGGAGATGAAGGAGAAGTTTGAGGCTGCCGGCGCCGTCGTCACGCTGAAATAG